In Streptomyces qaidamensis, one DNA window encodes the following:
- a CDS encoding sulfite exporter TauE/SafE family protein has translation MALSIWEALAVFAAGTGAGTINTIVGSGTLLTFPVLLATGLPPVTANVSNALGLVPGSISGAIGYRAELRGQGRRALVLGLTALIGGLGGAVLLLALPSEAFDTFVPVLIALALVLVLMQPRLADVVRRRRGDAGATNRPYGGPVLLVGLLLASVYGGYFGAAQGVLHLSLMGLFLDEDLQRVNAVKNILGAVVNGVAACVFLLVAEFDWTAVLLIAVGSALGGQIGAKVGKRLPPSALRAVIVAVGLIAILQLLLR, from the coding sequence ATGGCGTTGTCCATCTGGGAAGCACTGGCCGTCTTCGCGGCCGGCACAGGAGCCGGCACGATCAACACCATCGTCGGCTCCGGCACTCTGCTCACCTTCCCGGTGCTGCTCGCGACCGGGCTGCCGCCGGTCACCGCCAACGTCTCCAACGCCCTCGGCCTCGTCCCGGGCTCCATCAGCGGAGCCATCGGCTATCGCGCCGAACTGCGCGGACAGGGCCGCCGAGCACTCGTCCTCGGCCTCACCGCCCTCATCGGCGGACTCGGCGGCGCCGTCCTGCTGCTCGCTCTGCCCTCCGAGGCCTTCGACACGTTCGTCCCCGTACTGATCGCCCTGGCACTCGTCCTCGTGCTGATGCAGCCGCGCCTCGCCGACGTCGTACGGCGTCGCCGCGGGGACGCCGGCGCCACCAACCGCCCGTACGGCGGACCCGTGCTGCTGGTCGGACTGCTCCTGGCGAGTGTGTACGGCGGCTACTTCGGCGCCGCCCAGGGAGTTCTGCATCTCTCCCTGATGGGCCTGTTCCTCGACGAGGATCTGCAACGCGTCAACGCCGTCAAGAACATCCTCGGCGCGGTCGTCAACGGGGTCGCCGCCTGCGTCTTCCTCTTAGTCGCCGAGTTCGACTGGACGGCGGTCCTGCTGATCGCCGTGGGGTCCGCCCTGGGCGGGCAGATCGGCGCCAAGGTCGGCAAGCGCCTCCCGCCCTCGGCACTGCGCGCCGTCATCGTCGCCGTCGGCCTCATCGCGATCCTCCAACTCCTGCTGCGCTGA
- a CDS encoding YtxH domain-containing protein → MRYRLTFVAGVVLGYVLGTRAGRERYEQLKKSARQFAQNPAVRNTAETAAHQGREFAGKAYHVVSDKVGDRVPDSVADRVRHLRDRATHNGGEDDWGTTNT, encoded by the coding sequence ATGCGTTACCGGCTCACGTTCGTCGCCGGAGTCGTCCTGGGTTACGTGCTGGGCACGAGGGCCGGGCGCGAGCGCTACGAGCAGCTGAAGAAGTCAGCCCGGCAGTTCGCTCAGAACCCCGCGGTCCGCAACACCGCCGAGACGGCGGCCCACCAGGGCCGTGAGTTCGCGGGCAAGGCGTACCACGTGGTGAGCGACAAGGTCGGCGACCGAGTCCCCGACTCGGTGGCGGACCGGGTCCGTCACCTCCGCGACCGAGCCACCCACAACGGCGGCGAGGACGACTGGGGCACGACCAACACGTAA
- a CDS encoding MMPL family transporter, whose amino-acid sequence MAVNAAPSGEAPAGRLAGRWVPWLVIGLWLVLAAGMVPLSGKLSSVTTDSAVDTLPASAESTKVAVLDDRLPGGDSNTFVFVYHRAGGMTDADRATVERHYNTLAKRYPPKATAAAGEDDEGSPTSPSTDRKAMMFTLDVSTAYGAPEDIVGPLRDAAKDRPSGLQLDVTGPGAIDGDMDAVFDGIDVQVLLTTIVVVTLLLILTYRSPVLWIIPLVAVGAAALTAMGTVYLLVKGFGIVVNDQNSALLTILVFGVGTDYALLLIARYREALHHHENVRVAMVHALRGAAPAIVASAATVVAGLLCLLVADLNSTSGLGPIGAAGILCALVAMLTLFPAVLVVLGRRIFWPAIPRFSTAVEEKPGLWGRLGTAISRRRWVATLGSLGVLGVLAIGLAGNTGALREQDQFLSAPESVTGFTVLRQHFPELGGQPMTIFTRPAHQERVLDIVKDTRGVALAIPEQTSGGWANISVFPKDAPDTVAEYDTIKRVRTAVHAVSGAEAIVGGPSAENLDTEVTTSRDEKLVVPLVLAVVLIVLGLLLRAILAPLVLMATVIVSFAAAFGGSVFVFDTILGFEGVDYSVPLLAFLFLVALGVDYNIFLASRAREETVRLGTREGMLKALSATGGVITSAGLVLAATFAVLATLPLVMLIEVGFLVAFGVLLDALLVRSILVPALTLLIGRRMWWPSRLSRPAAELPDGQQPLADDEEPALQR is encoded by the coding sequence ATGGCAGTCAACGCAGCGCCGTCCGGGGAAGCGCCGGCCGGTCGGTTGGCAGGCCGGTGGGTGCCGTGGTTGGTGATTGGCTTGTGGCTGGTGCTGGCGGCGGGCATGGTGCCGCTGAGCGGAAAGTTGAGCTCGGTCACCACCGACAGCGCCGTAGACACCCTGCCGGCCAGTGCCGAGTCCACCAAGGTGGCGGTGCTGGACGACCGCCTCCCCGGTGGTGACAGCAACACGTTCGTCTTCGTGTACCACCGCGCCGGCGGCATGACCGACGCCGACCGCGCGACGGTCGAGCGCCACTACAACACCCTTGCCAAGCGGTACCCGCCGAAGGCGACGGCGGCGGCCGGCGAGGACGACGAGGGCTCACCGACGAGCCCCTCCACCGACCGCAAGGCGATGATGTTCACCCTCGATGTGAGCACGGCCTACGGCGCACCGGAGGACATCGTCGGCCCGTTGCGTGACGCCGCGAAGGACCGCCCCTCCGGCCTGCAACTCGACGTCACCGGCCCGGGCGCGATCGACGGCGACATGGACGCCGTCTTCGACGGCATCGACGTGCAGGTCCTCCTCACCACCATCGTCGTCGTCACGCTCCTGCTCATCCTCACCTACCGCAGCCCGGTGTTGTGGATCATCCCGCTGGTGGCCGTCGGCGCGGCCGCACTGACCGCGATGGGGACCGTCTACCTGCTCGTCAAGGGCTTCGGCATCGTGGTCAACGACCAGAACTCCGCGCTGTTGACGATCCTGGTATTCGGCGTCGGCACGGACTACGCGCTGTTGCTCATCGCTCGATACCGTGAGGCACTGCACCACCATGAGAACGTCCGGGTCGCGATGGTCCACGCGCTACGCGGCGCGGCGCCGGCCATCGTCGCGTCCGCGGCCACCGTGGTCGCCGGCCTGCTCTGCCTGCTCGTCGCGGACCTGAACAGCACCAGCGGGTTGGGCCCGATCGGTGCGGCCGGCATCCTCTGCGCGCTGGTGGCCATGCTGACGCTGTTCCCGGCGGTGCTCGTGGTGCTCGGCAGGCGGATCTTCTGGCCGGCCATCCCGCGGTTCAGCACGGCCGTGGAGGAGAAGCCGGGGCTGTGGGGACGGCTCGGCACCGCCATCAGCCGCCGCCGGTGGGTGGCGACGCTCGGCTCGCTCGGAGTCCTCGGCGTGCTCGCCATCGGGCTGGCGGGCAACACCGGCGCCCTGCGGGAGCAGGACCAGTTCCTGTCGGCGCCGGAGTCGGTCACCGGCTTCACCGTTCTTCGCCAGCACTTCCCGGAGCTCGGCGGCCAGCCGATGACGATCTTCACGCGGCCGGCGCACCAGGAGCGGGTGCTCGACATCGTCAAGGACACTCGCGGTGTGGCCCTGGCCATCCCGGAGCAGACCAGCGGTGGCTGGGCCAACATCTCCGTGTTTCCGAAGGACGCGCCGGACACCGTCGCGGAGTACGACACGATCAAGCGGGTGCGCACCGCCGTGCACGCGGTGAGCGGGGCGGAGGCGATCGTCGGCGGGCCGAGTGCGGAGAACCTCGACACCGAGGTGACCACCAGCCGCGACGAGAAGCTGGTGGTCCCGCTGGTGCTCGCCGTCGTCCTGATCGTCCTCGGGCTGCTGCTGCGCGCGATCCTGGCCCCGCTGGTCCTGATGGCCACTGTGATCGTCTCATTCGCCGCAGCCTTCGGCGGCAGCGTGTTCGTCTTCGACACGATCCTCGGGTTCGAGGGTGTCGACTATTCGGTGCCGCTGCTGGCATTCCTGTTCCTGGTGGCGCTCGGCGTCGACTACAACATCTTCCTGGCCAGCCGGGCCCGGGAGGAGACCGTGCGTCTCGGCACCAGAGAGGGCATGCTCAAAGCCCTCTCGGCTACCGGCGGCGTCATCACCTCGGCAGGCCTGGTCCTGGCGGCCACGTTCGCGGTCCTCGCCACACTTCCGCTGGTGATGCTGATCGAGGTCGGGTTCCTGGTGGCCTTCGGCGTGCTGCTCGACGCCCTGCTGGTGCGGTCGATCCTGGTGCCCGCCCTCACCTTGCTGATCGGCCGGCGGATGTGGTGGCCGAGCCGGCTGTCCCGGCCGGCGGCGGAGCTGCCGGACGGTCAACAGCCGCTCGCCGACGACGAGGAGCCCGCGCTGCAACGGTGA
- a CDS encoding response regulator transcription factor produces the protein MRIMIADDEAAIRESLERVLQVEGYDTSTVANGLAVLDGVGGADGDTLDLLILDVMMPRLGGLETCRRLRAAGRDLPVLMLTARDQVSDRVTGLDAGADDYLPKPFATEELLARVRALLRRRTPTDGESQILSFADVRLDPDRFQAWRGGRPLRLTRTEFSLLQVLMSNATRVLTRDALFEAIWGFDMSATANNLQVYVSYLRRKMEAEGEPRLIYTLRGLGYTLRETPP, from the coding sequence GTGCGGATCATGATCGCGGATGATGAAGCGGCCATCCGTGAGTCGCTGGAGCGGGTGCTCCAGGTCGAGGGTTACGACACCAGCACCGTCGCCAACGGTCTCGCCGTGCTCGACGGGGTCGGTGGGGCCGACGGCGACACGCTGGATCTGCTGATCCTCGACGTGATGATGCCCCGCCTCGGCGGGTTGGAGACCTGCCGGCGGTTGCGGGCCGCGGGTCGGGATCTGCCGGTGCTGATGCTGACCGCCCGTGACCAGGTCTCCGACCGGGTCACGGGGCTGGACGCGGGCGCCGACGACTACCTGCCCAAGCCGTTCGCCACCGAGGAGTTACTGGCCCGGGTGCGGGCCCTGCTACGCCGGCGCACGCCGACCGACGGGGAGTCGCAGATCCTGTCGTTCGCCGACGTCCGGCTCGATCCCGACAGGTTCCAGGCGTGGCGGGGCGGGCGGCCGCTGCGCCTGACCCGGACCGAGTTCTCCCTCCTGCAGGTCCTCATGAGCAACGCGACCCGGGTCCTGACCCGCGACGCGCTGTTCGAGGCGATCTGGGGCTTCGACATGAGCGCCACCGCCAACAACCTCCAGGTATACGTGAGCTACCTGCGCCGCAAGATGGAGGCCGAGGGTGAGCCGCGATTGATCTACACGCTGCGCGGCCTGGGATACACGTTGCGGGAGACTCCTCCGTGA
- the fxsT gene encoding FxSxx-COOH system tetratricopeptide repeat protein: protein MAEGTADGTEREVTRNDLSGTVFGPVVQAGTVKGGVHTHIHESGLPLASDVHAFTPAANPPRPPSGRLWGRDDDLNEVVRLLKAPSDGGFGVALVGMPGVGKTELALHAARALRERYRLTWWVSAQDGAAVTRSLAALAHHLLPGHRHWRTPADAAAWAMDWLHHHDGWLLVLDSVETPSDVAAVLARIDRGPVVVTTRWDVDWRECGLTARGVEPLPAPVGAAWLSGHTGLYADDGAHRLAADLGGLPLALQQASAYLREQGLSYESYQRLLDAEPGELLDSPAWTDVHRRNTARSLRLSVDAVAALRPSAVRLLKTACCYAPEAIPLGLLTPEPQTSIRQRSDIELLRSYSLITSDRGSVSIHQLLRRLLRADMTVDGGEAATACELLRSALPVDPFSTVADWPHWLRLISHTEALDAFVDSIGGVPEQAVADLAGALHGVGTFMLAQGWTGQARGSLTRAVERRTTALGEGHADTLDSGHRLGEALRALGSLEEALDVHSATLDARLRLHGAEHRLTLQTREALAITYKAMGRTDEAVVQHEAILRDRAAALGDDHTDVLWSMHNLALTYKQAGRLDEALDLHHQVLERRTAVLGPDHPDTLRCLHNIANAHHDAGRYEEAIAAQEQSVADRVRVLGPENRDTLRSQSNLADSYLAAGRVSEAVALHERTLAQRERVLGPEAPDTRGSRERLEAARERQHSAPAPDGSP from the coding sequence ATGGCGGAGGGCACGGCCGACGGCACGGAGCGGGAAGTCACCAGGAACGACCTGTCGGGGACCGTCTTCGGGCCGGTTGTCCAAGCGGGCACGGTCAAGGGCGGCGTGCACACGCACATCCACGAGTCGGGCCTGCCGCTGGCATCGGACGTCCACGCGTTCACGCCGGCGGCGAACCCACCACGGCCTCCGTCCGGTCGACTGTGGGGCCGCGACGACGATCTGAACGAAGTCGTCCGGCTGCTCAAGGCGCCCTCGGACGGCGGCTTCGGCGTGGCGCTCGTCGGCATGCCCGGTGTGGGCAAGACCGAACTCGCCCTGCACGCTGCCCGCGCGCTGCGAGAGCGGTATCGGCTCACATGGTGGGTCAGCGCGCAGGACGGCGCGGCCGTGACCCGGAGCCTCGCAGCCCTGGCCCATCATCTGCTGCCCGGACACCGGCACTGGCGCACACCGGCGGATGCGGCCGCCTGGGCCATGGACTGGCTGCACCACCACGACGGCTGGCTGCTCGTCCTCGACAGTGTCGAGACGCCGAGTGACGTGGCCGCCGTGCTGGCCCGGATCGATCGCGGGCCGGTGGTCGTGACCACGCGGTGGGACGTGGACTGGAGGGAGTGCGGGCTGACCGCGAGGGGCGTCGAGCCCCTGCCTGCCCCCGTCGGCGCCGCGTGGCTCTCCGGGCACACGGGCCTGTACGCCGACGACGGCGCCCACCGGCTGGCGGCGGACCTGGGAGGGCTCCCGCTCGCCCTCCAGCAGGCCTCGGCCTACCTGCGCGAACAGGGTCTGTCCTACGAGAGCTATCAGCGGCTGCTCGACGCCGAGCCCGGCGAACTCCTCGACTCACCGGCATGGACGGACGTGCACCGCCGCAACACGGCGCGAAGCCTTCGCCTGAGTGTCGACGCCGTCGCTGCGCTACGTCCGAGCGCCGTCCGCCTCCTCAAGACGGCCTGCTGTTATGCGCCCGAGGCCATCCCGCTCGGCTTGCTGACGCCGGAACCTCAAACGTCGATACGCCAACGCTCCGACATCGAACTCCTGCGTTCCTATTCGTTGATCACGTCGGACCGCGGAAGCGTGAGCATCCATCAGCTCCTGCGACGGCTGCTCCGGGCGGACATGACTGTGGACGGCGGGGAAGCGGCCACGGCCTGCGAGCTGCTCAGGTCCGCCCTCCCCGTGGACCCGTTCTCGACGGTCGCCGACTGGCCGCACTGGCTCCGCCTGATCTCGCACACCGAGGCCCTGGACGCTTTCGTCGACTCGATCGGTGGTGTGCCGGAGCAAGCGGTCGCCGACCTCGCGGGAGCACTGCACGGAGTGGGGACGTTCATGCTGGCCCAGGGGTGGACCGGCCAGGCCCGTGGGTCTCTGACGCGGGCCGTCGAGCGGCGGACGACGGCACTGGGAGAGGGGCACGCCGACACCCTCGACTCCGGCCATCGTCTCGGAGAGGCGCTCCGCGCCCTCGGCAGCCTCGAGGAGGCGCTCGACGTCCACTCCGCGACGCTGGACGCCCGGCTGAGGCTGCACGGCGCGGAGCACCGGCTCACCCTGCAGACGCGGGAGGCGCTGGCCATCACCTACAAGGCCATGGGGCGAACCGACGAAGCTGTCGTCCAGCACGAGGCCATCCTGCGTGATCGTGCCGCGGCCCTCGGCGACGATCACACCGATGTGCTGTGGTCGATGCACAACCTCGCACTCACCTACAAGCAGGCAGGCCGGCTCGACGAGGCGCTGGATCTGCACCATCAGGTCCTCGAGCGCCGCACGGCCGTACTGGGGCCGGACCACCCGGACACCTTGCGGTGCCTGCACAACATCGCCAACGCCCACCACGATGCGGGGCGCTACGAGGAAGCCATCGCCGCGCAGGAGCAGAGCGTCGCGGACCGCGTGCGTGTCCTGGGGCCGGAGAACCGTGACACTCTCCGGTCCCAGTCGAATCTGGCCGACTCGTATCTCGCTGCGGGCCGGGTGTCCGAAGCCGTTGCGCTGCACGAGCGTACGCTCGCCCAGCGGGAGCGGGTACTGGGGCCGGAGGCGCCGGACACCCGCGGGTCGCGTGAGCGACTCGAAGCCGCGCGGGAACGGCAGCACTCCGCGCCTGCTCCCGACGGTTCCCCCTGA
- the uppS gene encoding polyprenyl diphosphate synthase — translation MTDVPPATTTPADREAAHGTPGPAGRPVSGDDPALRAAYRLCRRRTKDEDPAEYALIQLVPAALRPALHALWAAANALDDLGDDRTAPAAERAARVEAWITALHRELPTGSSPDPVRHALVDTANRWRLDLSELRDAMAQVQDDTRGRHFADWAEWRAWGRDNLLPWFGQVRTVFDRAGVPVALRLDTREAYEEFLDGVRLTDILTDLSADLAQGDLLLPAEALDLHPGSAADLAQRRWSPAIAALVTHLTGLARQWVAQEALTRGMHPGPATVLDTMAALLHAQLDAVDAAGPAILRSPPRPALRTRARILAPARARAALAWSLTPLTVPPPQRPGAHRPPAPAPPAPAGTFLQPPPHPSGERPPAIPPDALPAHVAVIMDGNGRWAQQRGLPRHEGHRAGADAVREVVHGALDIGLRHLTLYTFSTENWHRDPEEVDAILDLLRREMTENPFRDLDVRLRWHGRAGRLPPDLVDVLQLRERTTRARTGLTLTMCIDYGGRDELTRTAAALVGRARAGRLDPGLIAEDDFARHLPLADLPDVDLLWRTGGEQRVSNFLPWHTAYAELHFTPGLWPDTDRRDLWQAITAYTHRQRHLGATPDSAGKLPPAHGPSAARCVATPAAGAGD, via the coding sequence GGAACCCCCGGACCGGCCGGACGCCCGGTGAGCGGCGACGACCCGGCCCTGCGGGCGGCCTACCGACTGTGCCGGCGCCGGACGAAGGACGAGGACCCGGCGGAGTACGCGCTGATCCAGCTGGTGCCCGCGGCCCTGCGCCCGGCGCTCCACGCCCTGTGGGCCGCCGCCAACGCCCTCGACGACCTCGGCGACGACCGCACCGCGCCCGCGGCCGAGCGGGCCGCCCGGGTCGAGGCCTGGATCACGGCCCTGCACCGCGAACTGCCCACCGGCTCCAGCCCGGACCCGGTCCGCCACGCCCTGGTGGACACCGCGAACCGCTGGCGCCTTGACCTGTCCGAGCTGCGGGACGCCATGGCCCAGGTCCAGGACGACACCCGCGGCAGGCACTTCGCCGACTGGGCGGAGTGGCGAGCCTGGGGCCGGGACAACCTCCTGCCCTGGTTCGGCCAGGTCCGCACGGTCTTCGACCGGGCCGGCGTCCCCGTGGCGCTGCGCCTGGACACCCGGGAGGCCTACGAGGAGTTCCTCGACGGCGTCCGGCTCACCGACATCCTCACCGACCTGTCCGCCGACCTCGCCCAGGGCGACCTCCTGCTGCCCGCCGAGGCCCTCGACCTGCACCCCGGTTCGGCCGCCGACCTGGCGCAGCGCCGCTGGAGCCCCGCCATCGCCGCCCTGGTCACTCACCTGACCGGCCTGGCCCGCCAGTGGGTGGCCCAGGAGGCCCTCACCCGCGGCATGCACCCGGGCCCCGCGACGGTCCTGGACACGATGGCCGCCCTGCTGCACGCGCAGCTCGACGCCGTCGACGCGGCCGGCCCGGCGATCCTGCGCTCCCCGCCCCGGCCCGCGCTCCGCACCCGGGCCCGCATCCTCGCCCCCGCCCGGGCCCGCGCGGCCCTGGCCTGGAGCCTGACCCCGCTGACGGTGCCGCCGCCGCAGCGCCCCGGCGCGCACCGGCCACCGGCACCCGCCCCGCCTGCACCCGCCGGCACCTTCCTCCAGCCGCCGCCCCATCCCAGCGGCGAGCGGCCCCCCGCAATCCCGCCGGACGCTCTGCCCGCCCACGTCGCCGTGATCATGGACGGCAACGGCCGCTGGGCCCAGCAGCGCGGCCTGCCCCGGCACGAGGGCCACCGTGCCGGCGCCGACGCCGTCCGCGAGGTGGTCCACGGCGCCCTGGACATCGGCCTGCGCCACCTGACGCTCTACACCTTCTCCACCGAGAACTGGCACCGCGACCCGGAGGAGGTCGACGCGATCCTCGACCTGCTGCGCCGCGAGATGACCGAGAACCCCTTCCGCGACCTGGACGTCCGGCTGCGCTGGCACGGCCGCGCCGGCCGGCTGCCGCCCGACCTGGTCGACGTCCTCCAGCTGCGCGAGCGCACCACCCGCGCCCGCACCGGCCTGACCCTGACGATGTGCATCGACTACGGCGGCCGGGACGAGCTCACCCGCACGGCCGCCGCCCTGGTCGGCCGGGCCCGGGCCGGCCGTCTGGACCCCGGCCTCATCGCCGAGGACGACTTCGCCCGGCACCTGCCCCTGGCGGACCTGCCGGACGTGGACCTGCTGTGGCGCACGGGCGGCGAGCAGCGCGTCTCCAACTTCCTGCCCTGGCACACGGCCTACGCCGAGCTGCACTTCACCCCCGGCCTGTGGCCCGACACGGACCGCCGCGACCTCTGGCAGGCGATCACCGCCTACACCCACCGCCAGCGCCACCTCGGCGCGACCCCGGACTCGGCGGGGAAGCTCCCCCCTGCCCACGGGCCGTCGGCGGCCCGCTGCGTGGCGACCCCTGCCGCGGGCGCGGGCGACTGA
- a CDS encoding HAMP domain-containing sensor histidine kinase: MSRPAGREPRRLTRWWRRRSLRTRLTVIAATAIAVSVFVAFQVASELLDWELQDTAENQLRADSRVLATNAQRAGLAQVQLPPYPGTGRLVRVILPDGSTRTPAGQPSLPPVSEHAGRVAQGASADLMESNDSDDDGYLIYTLRAGDGAVQVAQVADDSPINQFGFGMLLIGLLCVIGGALVGRTVARTGLAPIDRLTAAAVRVAHTRDLDADIPDEGGGEIRRLIQSINDMLAALRDSRRAQRLLAEDAAHELKTPLTSLRLNAELLIRLDRSGTLDSALPAESRTRLLNDLGAQVAELSTLVAELTDLARGDVSDESTEVLDLADVVVAAATRARSRVPDIEVALDVTSVWVSGRPAALQRAVLNLIDNAGKWSPEDQPVQVRLRAEGTSAVLEVDDAGPGIDAVDVPRVFDRFYRADSARALPGSGLGLSIVQRVVDAHGGRATVARSARGGALLRVDLPAAAPPAPIARLTAGEDTAAC; encoded by the coding sequence GTGAGCAGGCCCGCCGGCCGGGAACCGCGCCGGCTGACCCGATGGTGGCGCCGGCGGTCCCTGCGGACCAGGCTGACGGTGATCGCGGCGACGGCCATCGCGGTCAGCGTGTTCGTGGCCTTCCAGGTGGCCAGCGAACTACTGGACTGGGAGCTGCAGGACACCGCCGAGAATCAGCTACGCGCCGACTCCCGCGTCCTGGCGACGAACGCGCAGCGCGCCGGTCTGGCGCAGGTCCAGCTACCGCCGTATCCCGGAACCGGTCGGCTGGTGCGGGTCATCCTGCCCGACGGCTCGACCCGGACGCCGGCCGGCCAACCCTCGCTGCCCCCCGTCAGCGAGCACGCCGGGCGCGTGGCGCAGGGCGCGTCGGCCGACCTGATGGAATCCAACGACAGCGACGACGACGGCTACCTCATCTACACGCTGCGGGCAGGCGACGGCGCGGTCCAGGTGGCCCAGGTCGCCGACGACAGCCCGATCAACCAGTTCGGGTTCGGCATGCTGCTGATCGGGCTGCTCTGCGTGATCGGCGGCGCCCTTGTCGGGCGGACCGTGGCGCGGACCGGGCTGGCACCGATCGACCGGCTGACCGCCGCCGCGGTACGTGTCGCGCACACCCGGGATCTCGACGCCGACATCCCGGATGAGGGCGGTGGGGAGATCCGGCGGCTGATCCAGTCGATCAACGACATGCTCGCCGCGCTCCGGGACTCCCGGCGGGCCCAGCGACTGCTCGCCGAGGACGCCGCCCACGAGCTCAAGACCCCGCTCACCAGCCTGCGCCTCAACGCCGAGCTGCTGATCCGGCTCGATCGGAGCGGCACCCTGGACAGCGCCCTGCCGGCGGAGAGCCGGACCCGGCTGCTCAACGATCTGGGCGCCCAGGTGGCCGAGTTGAGCACCCTTGTCGCCGAGCTGACCGACCTGGCGCGCGGTGACGTCAGCGACGAGAGCACCGAGGTGCTCGACCTCGCCGACGTGGTGGTGGCCGCCGCGACCCGGGCGCGTTCCCGCGTGCCCGACATCGAGGTCGCGCTCGACGTGACCTCCGTGTGGGTGAGCGGGCGTCCCGCTGCGCTCCAGCGGGCGGTGCTCAACCTCATCGACAACGCCGGCAAGTGGTCCCCCGAGGACCAGCCGGTCCAGGTCCGGCTCCGTGCCGAGGGCACGTCGGCGGTGCTCGAGGTCGACGACGCGGGGCCGGGCATCGACGCCGTCGACGTACCGCGGGTGTTCGACCGGTTCTACCGTGCCGACAGCGCCCGGGCGTTGCCGGGATCCGGTCTGGGGCTGTCGATCGTGCAGCGGGTCGTCGACGCCCACGGCGGCCGGGCCACCGTCGCCCGCTCCGCACGCGGTGGCGCGCTGCTTCGGGTCGACCTTCCGGCGGCGGCCCCGCCCGCCCCGATCGCGCGGCTCACCGCCGGGGAGGACACCGCGGCGTGCTGA
- a CDS encoding TetR/AcrR family transcriptional regulator C-terminal domain-containing protein: protein MALFAVANFTVGRTLEVQAALQRGSGVPADQGVLRDAVTAGTYSHLSATLPTLTSTDFTRPFEFGLGLLIEGLRAGSPGAAGEAVLPAPMPPHPDLASRPTRHATMPSYSPGKTICRMRVRCGPRRDQVVACCRAGRFVLLTLRFRLEETRWGRVGDARIGTDRQKQG, encoded by the coding sequence ATGGCGCTCTTCGCCGTGGCCAACTTCACCGTGGGCCGCACCTTGGAGGTACAGGCCGCCCTCCAGCGGGGAAGCGGGGTACCGGCGGACCAGGGAGTTCTACGCGACGCCGTGACGGCGGGCACGTACTCCCACCTCAGCGCCACACTGCCTACGCTCACCAGCACGGACTTCACCCGCCCCTTCGAGTTCGGGCTCGGCCTGCTCATCGAGGGCCTGAGGGCGGGCTCGCCGGGGGCAGCAGGTGAAGCGGTGCTTCCTGCACCGATGCCCCCACACCCGGACCTCGCCTCCAGGCCAACCAGGCACGCGACCATGCCCTCGTATTCACCGGGGAAGACGATCTGCCGAATGAGAGTCCGCTGCGGACCGCGTCGTGACCAGGTCGTGGCGTGCTGCCGAGCAGGCCGTTTTGTCCTCCTGACCCTGCGCTTTCGTCTTGAGGAAACCCGTTGGGGACGCGTTGGGGACGCAAGGATAGGAACGGACCGACAAAAGCAAGGGTGA